The window CATTTTCAGATGATCTATACGCCGGAGTCGGCCCTCCAAAAAGGGGGACCCATTGAGCTCAAGCTGGTTTTTACCCACCCCTTTGAGGCTGGGCATACCATGGATATGGGAAGCCCGGCCGCCTTCGGCGTCTTGCACAAAAAGAAAAAGGAGGACCTTCTCGGAAAAGTGAAGCCAATTGAGTTTTCAAGCCTCAGCAATAAAGGCAAGGCCTTCGAGGCATCCTATAAACTCAAGGGCATGGGGGATTATGTCTTCTATCTCAGCCCCGCCCCTTACTGGGAGGGCTCTGAAAGCAAATATATTACCCAGCACACGAAAATGATTGTAAATGCGGCAGGGATACCGACGGATTGGGATGCAGAGGTCGGGCTTCCGGCCGAGATCGTGCCGCTCGATAAGCCTTATGCCCTCTGGACCGGAAATGTCTTCAGGGGCATTGTCAAATTTGAGGGCAAAGCCGTCCCCTTTGCCGAGGTCGAGGTGGAATATCTGAATCACGATGTCGATGGGAACGGATTTGTGAAGGCGGCCAAGGCAGAGGCGCCTCAGGATGCATTTGTCACGCAGACCATCAAGGCGGATGCAAACGGCGTCTTCACCTATTCCATTCCCAGGGCCGGCTGGTGGGGCTTTGCGGCCTTGATGGAAGGAGGAAAGATTGAAGGCAAGGACAGCGAAGTCGGCGCCGTGATCTGGGTCCAGGCCAAGGATATGAAATGATGTCTGAGGAATCAGAATGTGAGGCGCACCGATGTTGGATACGATCGTGGTTTTAGTGATTGCACTGCTGGCCGGCGGATACCTGTTCCGGCGATTCCGAGCAGCGGTAAAAGGGAAAAGGCCTCCGTGCGGGTGCGGCACCTGTGGAGGTACGTGCGGTCTCGACAAAACGGATTGCACGGCCTACCGGCCTTTGATTATTGGCGGAGGTGAACGGATTTCCGATAAGTCCTGCCATGGTAGACCCTGATGGCATTAGGGTGAATTACAACTGAAACGGCGCCGGTTAAGATATCGGTGCGGGTCTTACGGGTCTCGATCAACGGCGGGGCAAGTGAAGGCGCAACAGGAGCCATTTAGGAAGGCGGGCCTGTCTGCGCCTTTTTGTTTGGCAAACGCATTTACAGATAGAGGGTCATCTCACCTCAGACACAAAGAAATAAACTTCTTGGTTTCAAGGGATGATCTCTGTGCCTCTGAGTGCTCTGCCTGCCCCGTAGCTCCGGAAGATGCTACTGGGGTGAGAAATTCAATTTAAGAGGAGGAAAGAAGAAAATGAAGATGTTAATCATTAAAAAATTGTGCCTGAATAGCCTCTCGGTGATATGCGGGGTGCTGTTTCTTACAGGACCCAGCGTCGCTTACGAGATCAACGACAAATTGTCCATCGGCGGCGTTGTGGCAGGGATCTATCAATATGACAGTCTATCGGATTCGCCGGGTTTTGACAGCACTGGAAGAGGACTTCTGGCCATTCAGCCTGAGGCTAGTTTTACGCCGACGGAAAACGATGAGCTGTTTGTCAAGTTCGGTTTCGGCGCGGGAAACGGCCTCATGGAGGAAGGCAAATCCCCATTCAAGCTGGCGCCATGGGGCGGCGACACTCAGGATGGCGTCAAGGACATCAACGGAAGGGGCCGCGATTATCTGCTCACCGCTTGGTACAAACATACCTTCAAATTCAGCGATGACCATACCCTGGGGCTCACAGGCGGCATCATCGACGCTACGGATTACCTGGATGAAAATACCTTTGCCAATGATGAGTACACTCAGTTCATGAACTGCGCCCTCGTCAACGGCCCCCATTGCTTTTTACCGTCCTATGACCTTGGCGGCGCCATGGAGTGGGAAATCGGGGGCTTTTCCATCAAAGGCGCTGCCATGGCCCTGGGGACCAATGGCCAGGAAGGGGAATTCGAAGAACCCTACAACTTTTACGGACTCCAGTTCGGCTATACCATGGACTTCGGCATGGGAGAAGGCAATTACCGCCTCCTCATTGATACCACCAGCGACGATTTCAGCAACGTGGCCGGCACCAAAAGGGAACGCCTGAGCGGCCTGACCCTATCTTTTGACCAGCAGTTTGGCGAGATCCTGGGGGCCTGGCTGCGGTTCGGCTGGCAGGATGACAAGGCGGCCATCTGCTATAAGGACACCTACTCCGGCGGGTTGAACATCAGCGGCAACCTGTGGGGCCGTGGCCAGGACAACATCGGGATCGGGTATGCCCATCTGAGGGGCGGCAATCTGGACGTTAACAATACGGATGTGTTCGAGGTCTACGGTCGGATCGCCCTGAACGACATATTCGCCATCACGGGCGACGTCCAGTACATGAAGGATTCGTATAAA is drawn from Deltaproteobacteria bacterium and contains these coding sequences:
- a CDS encoding carbohydrate porin, whose protein sequence is MLIIKKLCLNSLSVICGVLFLTGPSVAYEINDKLSIGGVVAGIYQYDSLSDSPGFDSTGRGLLAIQPEASFTPTENDELFVKFGFGAGNGLMEEGKSPFKLAPWGGDTQDGVKDINGRGRDYLLTAWYKHTFKFSDDHTLGLTGGIIDATDYLDENTFANDEYTQFMNCALVNGPHCFLPSYDLGGAMEWEIGGFSIKGAAMALGTNGQEGEFEEPYNFYGLQFGYTMDFGMGEGNYRLLIDTTSDDFSNVAGTKRERLSGLTLSFDQQFGEILGAWLRFGWQDDKAAICYKDTYSGGLNISGNLWGRGQDNIGIGYAHLRGGNLDVNNTDVFEVYGRIALNDIFAITGDVQYMKDSYKNGGDDPSAWIFGLRATAEF
- a CDS encoding DUF4198 domain-containing protein codes for the protein MKKWMVTALVGMAALAIHIPAFAHFQMIYTPESALQKGGPIELKLVFTHPFEAGHTMDMGSPAAFGVLHKKKKEDLLGKVKPIEFSSLSNKGKAFEASYKLKGMGDYVFYLSPAPYWEGSESKYITQHTKMIVNAAGIPTDWDAEVGLPAEIVPLDKPYALWTGNVFRGIVKFEGKAVPFAEVEVEYLNHDVDGNGFVKAAKAEAPQDAFVTQTIKADANGVFTYSIPRAGWWGFAALMEGGKIEGKDSEVGAVIWVQAKDMK
- a CDS encoding FeoB-associated Cys-rich membrane protein; translation: MLDTIVVLVIALLAGGYLFRRFRAAVKGKRPPCGCGTCGGTCGLDKTDCTAYRPLIIGGGERISDKSCHGRP